The region GCGCGCCAGGCCAGGGAGCAGGCCGATCTGTTGAAGCGGGTATTGCTATCCTGACCGGACTGCCGCCAGCCAGGTTCAATGCAGCTTGATCTTGACCGCCATGTCGCCGTCTTCCACCGTGATGGCCGCATCGGCAAACTTGGGCGGGCCGAAGCGGCTGGCCGCGTCGCGGCTGAAGCCATAGTCTTCCTTGGGGATGCCGATCATGTTGCGGTCCAGTTCGGCGTTGCCGTTTTCATCGTGGTAGGCCAGCACGGCCCAGGTGCCGGCCGGCACGTTGGCCACCTTCAGCACGGTGTCGCCCGCTTGCGCCGGCGCCGACGCCGTATGCACGCATTGTTTCAGGAAATGCTCCTGGTCGCAGACGGCGACGCGGATCTGCCCCTTGGCGTTGCTGATATTGGTCACGTGGACCTCGATGGTGGCGGCCAGCGCCGCGCCGGTGGCCAGCATGGTGGCGCACAGCAGGGCCGCGGCGGCCAGGGTGGAGGCGATCGTGCGGTGTGCGGGCGCCGCTATGGTAGGCTTGCTCATCTTCTTGTCACTCCTGTAAAAAACAAATGTTAATCAATGCATTGATCGTGTTGGCCACCGTGGTGTTCATGGAGCTGTTCTCGATTGTGGCGCATAAATATGTGATGCATGGTTTTGGCTGGGGCTGGCACCGCTCCCACCATGAACCGCGCACCGGCTGGTTTGAAAAAAACGATTTGTACGCCGTGGTGTTCGCCGGCATCGCCATCGTGCTGATTTATCTCGGTACCGAAGGGCGCCATCCGCTCGAATGGATAGGCGCCGGCATGACCGCTTACGGCATGCTGTACTTTATTGCCCACGATGGCCTGGTGCACCAGCGCTGGCCGTTTCACTATGTGCCCAGGCGCGGCTACCTGAAGCGCTTGTACCAGGCGCACCGCATGCACCACGCCGTGCATGGCAAGGATGGCGCCGTGTCGTTCGGCTTCCTGTATGCGCCGCCCGTCACGCATCTCAAACAGCAGTTGCAGGCGCTGCATGGCGGCCCGCTGCGTGAATCGGCCGCTGCCACAGAGCCGCAGGACGGGCCGACGCCGTCTTCCTGAAACGCGACGCCAGCGCATCCACGCCGCCGCGGCACAGCAGCCACAGCTTGGTGGCGCGCGAGGTGCCCACCCGTTCATCCCAGGCCCGCGCGCCGCGCGCTTTCACTTCGATGCCGATCTGCCGATACACGCGGTGCGCGGTGGCGATCGCCCACGCCGAGCGCAGGGGCAGGGCGGCCAGGCCAACGGTCGCCGACGCATAATACGGTTCCGCCTGCTCGACCAGGCGCGCCGCCAGCCTGGCCAGCGCCGCGCGGTGCCGGGGCAACGCCAGTTCTTCCTGGGGAATGCCGGCCTCGCGCAGCCATTGCGCCGGCAGGTAGCAGCGGCCGATTTGCGCATCGTCGACGATATCGCGCGCGATATTGGTCAGCTGGAAAGCAATGCCCAGATCGCAGGCGCGGTCCAGCACCGCCGGCTCTTTCGCGCCCATAATGGTGGCCATCATCAGGCCCACCACGCCGGCCACGTGATAGCTGTAGCGCAGGGTGTCGTCCAGCGTTTCATAGCGCGCTTCCCGCACGTCCATCGCAAACCCTGCCAGGTGGTCGAACGCATGTTGCGGCGCGATCGCGCAGCGCAGCGCCACTTCCTGGAAGGCGGCAAAGGCCGGCTCCTGCATGGGTTCGCCCGCATACGCCTGGCGCGTCTGCGCTTCCAGCCGCGCCAGGGCAGCGGCGGCGGCGCCGGCATCCTGTGCCACCGCCGTAAAACCCAGTTCCTGGCCATCGACCACATCGTCGCAATGGCGGCACCAGGCATACAGCATCAGCACGCTGCGCCGCACCTCGGGCGCAAACAGGCGTGCCGCCGCGGCAAAGCTTTTCGAGCCGACGGCGATGGTGTGGGTGGCGTGTTCCAGCAAGGCTACGCTCATCGTGCGACGTCCTCCAGCATCAGGCCGGCCGTGGCCTTGGCCGAACCGATCACGCCCGGCACGCCGGCGCCGGGATGGGTGCCGGCGCCCACCAGGTACAGGTTGGCGACGTCGCGGTCGCGATTGTGCGGCCGGAACCAGGCGCTTTGCGTGAGGATCGGTTCGAGCGAAAAGGCCGACCCCACATGGGCGTTGAGTTCATCGCGGAAGTCATGCGGCGTGAAAATGCGGCTGGTCACCAGCTGGCTGCGCAGGCCGGGCATATAGCGTTCTTCAAGATAGTCGAAGATGCGCTCGCGATAGCGCGGCCCTTCGACCGCCCAGTCGATGTCGGCATTGCCCAGGTGCGGCACGGGCGCCAGCACATAGTGGCTGCCGCAGCCCGGTGGCGCCAGCGACGGGTCAGTGACGCAGGGCGCATGCAGGTACAGCGAAAAATCGTCGGCCAGGTGCTGGCCCTTGAAAATGTCCTTGATCAGCCCTTCGTAGCGCGGGCCGAAGCAGACCGTGTGGTGGCGCAGCTGTTCATGGTGATGATCGAGACCGAAATACAGCACGAACAGCGAATTGGAAAAGCGTTTCTTGCGCAAGGACGCGGCTTCCGCCACGCCGCGCGGGTGGTGGCCCAGCAGCGAGCCATAGGTATGGACCACGTCGGCGTTCGAGGCCACCATCTGCGCGGGAAACACGCG is a window of Janthinobacterium sp. J1-1 DNA encoding:
- a CDS encoding DUF2141 domain-containing protein, translating into MSKPTIAAPAHRTIASTLAAAALLCATMLATGAALAATIEVHVTNISNAKGQIRVAVCDQEHFLKQCVHTASAPAQAGDTVLKVANVPAGTWAVLAYHDENGNAELDRNMIGIPKEDYGFSRDAASRFGPPKFADAAITVEDGDMAVKIKLH
- a CDS encoding sterol desaturase family protein produces the protein MLINALIVLATVVFMELFSIVAHKYVMHGFGWGWHRSHHEPRTGWFEKNDLYAVVFAGIAIVLIYLGTEGRHPLEWIGAGMTAYGMLYFIAHDGLVHQRWPFHYVPRRGYLKRLYQAHRMHHAVHGKDGAVSFGFLYAPPVTHLKQQLQALHGGPLRESAAATEPQDGPTPSS
- the crtB gene encoding 15-cis-phytoene synthase CrtB; this translates as MSVALLEHATHTIAVGSKSFAAAARLFAPEVRRSVLMLYAWCRHCDDVVDGQELGFTAVAQDAGAAAAALARLEAQTRQAYAGEPMQEPAFAAFQEVALRCAIAPQHAFDHLAGFAMDVREARYETLDDTLRYSYHVAGVVGLMMATIMGAKEPAVLDRACDLGIAFQLTNIARDIVDDAQIGRCYLPAQWLREAGIPQEELALPRHRAALARLAARLVEQAEPYYASATVGLAALPLRSAWAIATAHRVYRQIGIEVKARGARAWDERVGTSRATKLWLLCRGGVDALASRFRKTASARPAALWQRPIHAAGRHAAPATAV